The Cupriavidus nantongensis genome has a segment encoding these proteins:
- a CDS encoding type I restriction endonuclease has product MDFIDEVRALASRVAAAKDMLQTEEATKNAMVMPFIHLLGYNVFDPLEVTPELIADVGTKKGEKVDYAILREGKPIMLFECKKSGGDLHINHASQLFRYFHVTEARFGVLTNGLAYRFFTDLEKPNKMDEKPFFEFNILDFRDQEVEELKKFAKSNFDLESILTTANHLKYTRAIKNTLNEWMSNPPEEFVRMVSSEFLAGKQFRAAVKDQFTQITKHAFQQLIADKINERLKGAMTPEPPLTLVRDPEQATTEPGARDEPSALEMEAFQIIRAILRPIVSPSRVAIRDAASYCAILFDDNNRRPICRLRFNNESRLVIGLFDESKEEERIPLKSLDDIFDHSDRLQACVNSYLRPTAGESLDVDRELRKA; this is encoded by the coding sequence GTGGACTTTATCGATGAAGTACGAGCACTTGCGTCCCGCGTTGCTGCGGCAAAGGACATGCTTCAGACAGAAGAGGCAACCAAGAACGCCATGGTAATGCCATTCATTCATCTTCTTGGTTACAACGTCTTCGACCCTCTGGAAGTCACGCCGGAGCTCATCGCTGACGTTGGAACGAAGAAAGGCGAAAAGGTCGATTATGCGATCCTCCGGGAAGGCAAGCCGATCATGCTATTTGAATGTAAAAAAAGCGGCGGCGATCTTCATATTAATCACGCGAGCCAGCTTTTTCGATACTTCCATGTTACGGAAGCGCGCTTCGGTGTACTGACAAACGGCCTCGCTTACCGCTTCTTCACAGATCTTGAAAAGCCAAACAAGATGGATGAGAAGCCATTCTTTGAATTCAACATTCTGGATTTCAGGGATCAGGAAGTCGAGGAGCTTAAGAAATTCGCGAAATCCAATTTTGATTTGGAGAGCATTCTTACAACTGCGAATCACCTTAAATATACTCGTGCAATAAAAAATACTCTAAACGAGTGGATGTCGAATCCGCCGGAAGAATTCGTTCGAATGGTGTCATCGGAATTTCTCGCGGGTAAGCAATTCCGAGCCGCGGTGAAGGACCAGTTCACGCAGATCACCAAGCACGCCTTTCAACAATTAATAGCTGACAAGATAAACGAACGTCTGAAAGGTGCCATGACACCGGAGCCGCCATTGACCTTGGTGCGGGATCCGGAGCAGGCAACTACGGAACCTGGGGCACGTGATGAGCCTTCAGCGCTTGAGATGGAGGCTTTCCAGATCATAAGAGCGATTTTGCGGCCGATTGTGTCTCCTTCCCGTGTCGCGATTCGAGACGCCGCCAGTTACTGTGCGATATTGTTTGATGACAACAATCGCAGGCCGATTTGCAGGCTGCGATTCAATAACGAGTCCCGACTGGTTATCGGGTTATTTGACGAAAGCAAAGAAGAAGAACGGATTCCGCTTAAGAGTCTCGATGACATTTTTGATCACTCTGACCGGTTGCAAGCATGCGTCAACTCATACCTTCGGCCAACGGCAGGTGAAAGTCTAGATGTTGATAGAGAGTTGCGGAAGGCATAA
- a CDS encoding type II toxin-antitoxin system VapC family toxin, giving the protein MARYMFDTNMCIYLMKNRPPQVAERLGRCFEGDVVLSAISLAELEFGVTVSRDPQRARRALQALVGRVPVLPLNAAAARAYGPVRAATRERKADALDKLIAAHAIAEGLTVVTRNVRDFAAYPGLRVEDWTEGEVAVTGR; this is encoded by the coding sequence ATGGCCAGGTATATGTTCGACACCAATATGTGCATCTACCTGATGAAGAACCGGCCTCCCCAGGTCGCCGAACGCCTTGGCCGGTGCTTCGAAGGTGACGTGGTGCTGTCCGCCATCAGCCTGGCCGAACTGGAATTCGGCGTCACCGTGTCGCGCGATCCGCAGCGGGCCCGGCGCGCGTTGCAGGCGCTGGTCGGGCGCGTGCCGGTGCTGCCGCTGAATGCGGCGGCGGCGCGCGCTTATGGCCCGGTCCGCGCCGCCACGCGCGAACGCAAGGCCGACGCGCTGGACAAGCTGATCGCGGCGCATGCCATTGCCGAAGGCCTGACCGTGGTCACGCGCAATGTCCGCGACTTTGCCGCCTATCCCGGCCTGCGCGTGGAAGACTGGACCGAGGGCGAGGTGGCAGTGACGGGCAGATGA
- a CDS encoding glutathione S-transferase N-terminal domain-containing protein yields MPDLSAFPITRKWPAQHPDRIQLYSLPTPNGVKVSIMLEEAGLPYEPHLVRFDTDDQLSPEFLSLNPNNKIPAILDPNGPGGKPLALFESGAILLYLADKSGKLIPADPARRYETIQWVMFQMGGIGPMFGQVGFFHKFAGKDYEDKRPRDRYVAESRRLLKVLEQRLEGRAWIMGDEYTIADIATLPWVRNLVGFYEAGDLVGFKDFVNVRRVLDAFVQRPAVVKGLDTPHRG; encoded by the coding sequence GTGCCCGATCTGTCCGCTTTCCCCATCACCCGCAAATGGCCGGCGCAGCATCCCGACCGCATCCAGCTCTATTCGCTGCCCACGCCCAACGGCGTCAAGGTGTCAATCATGCTGGAAGAGGCCGGCCTGCCGTACGAGCCGCACCTGGTGCGCTTCGATACCGATGATCAGCTGTCGCCGGAATTCCTGTCGCTGAACCCGAACAACAAGATCCCGGCGATCCTCGACCCCAACGGCCCGGGCGGCAAGCCGCTGGCGCTGTTCGAATCCGGCGCGATCCTGCTGTACCTGGCCGACAAGTCGGGCAAGCTGATCCCCGCCGATCCGGCGCGCCGCTACGAGACCATCCAGTGGGTGATGTTCCAGATGGGCGGCATCGGCCCGATGTTCGGCCAGGTGGGCTTCTTCCACAAGTTCGCCGGCAAGGACTACGAGGACAAGCGCCCGCGCGACCGTTACGTGGCGGAGAGCCGGCGCCTGCTCAAGGTGCTCGAGCAGCGCCTGGAAGGCCGCGCCTGGATCATGGGCGACGAGTACACCATTGCCGACATCGCGACCTTGCCGTGGGTGCGCAACCTGGTCGGCTTCTACGAGGCGGGGGACCTGGTCGGCTTCAAGGACTTCGTCAATGTGCGGCGCGTGCTGGATGCGTTCGTACAGCGTCCGGCGGTGGTGAAGGGGCTGGATACGCCGCATCGCGGCTGA
- a CDS encoding PQQ-dependent sugar dehydrogenase gives MPMPTPLRPPLRPSLHLLRTAMLAGAVPVIAALAACGESAKLPSEAGFGPTPQLPPPHETAIPTVKIAPAIGWAPGHRPVPAEGMVVTAFADKLDHPRWVYVLPNGDVLVAESNAPPKPDDGKGIKGWIMKMVMKRAGAGTPSANRITLLRDSNGDGVADQRSVFLKDVNSPFGMALVGNDFYVAATDALLRFPYQPGQTEISAAPQKVVDLPGGPLNHHWTKSLIASRDGSKLYVTVGSNSNVGENGMDKEVGRAAIWEVDRRTGAHRIFASGLRNPNGMAWEPVTGMLWTAVNERDEIGSDLVPDYITSVRDGGFYGWPYSYYGQHVDQRVKPPAPDLVAKAIVPDYAVGAHTAALGLAAAGGNSLPARFSEGMFVGLHGSWNRRPLAGYKVIFVPFSQGRPQGAPFDVLTGFVDDDGKARGRPVGVAIDQRGGLLVADDVGNTVWRVSGAR, from the coding sequence ATGCCGATGCCCACCCCCTTGCGCCCGCCGTTGCGCCCGTCCTTGCACCTGTTGCGCACCGCCATGCTGGCGGGCGCGGTGCCCGTGATCGCCGCGCTCGCCGCCTGCGGCGAATCCGCCAAGCTGCCGTCCGAAGCCGGCTTCGGACCCACGCCGCAGCTGCCGCCGCCGCACGAGACCGCCATCCCCACCGTCAAGATCGCGCCGGCCATCGGCTGGGCTCCGGGCCATCGTCCGGTGCCGGCCGAAGGCATGGTGGTGACGGCCTTCGCCGACAAGCTGGACCATCCGCGCTGGGTCTATGTGCTGCCCAACGGCGACGTGCTGGTGGCCGAGAGCAATGCCCCGCCCAAGCCCGACGACGGCAAGGGCATTAAGGGCTGGATCATGAAGATGGTGATGAAGCGCGCCGGCGCCGGCACGCCCAGCGCCAACCGCATCACGCTGCTGCGCGACAGCAATGGCGACGGCGTCGCCGACCAGCGCTCGGTGTTCCTGAAGGATGTGAATTCGCCTTTCGGCATGGCGCTGGTCGGCAATGACTTCTACGTGGCCGCCACCGACGCGCTGCTGCGCTTCCCCTACCAGCCCGGCCAGACCGAAATCAGCGCCGCGCCGCAGAAGGTGGTCGACCTGCCCGGCGGCCCGCTCAACCATCACTGGACCAAGAGCCTGATCGCCAGCCGCGATGGCAGCAAGCTGTACGTGACCGTGGGCTCGAACAGCAACGTGGGCGAGAACGGCATGGACAAGGAAGTCGGCCGCGCCGCGATCTGGGAGGTCGACCGCAGGACCGGCGCGCACCGCATCTTTGCCAGCGGCCTGCGCAATCCCAACGGCATGGCGTGGGAGCCGGTCACCGGCATGCTGTGGACCGCCGTCAACGAGCGCGACGAGATCGGCAGCGACCTGGTGCCGGACTACATCACCTCGGTGCGCGACGGCGGCTTCTACGGCTGGCCCTACAGCTACTACGGCCAGCACGTGGACCAGCGCGTGAAGCCGCCGGCACCGGACCTGGTGGCCAAGGCGATCGTGCCCGACTACGCCGTGGGTGCGCACACCGCCGCGCTCGGCCTGGCCGCGGCCGGCGGCAACAGCCTGCCGGCGCGCTTCAGCGAAGGCATGTTCGTCGGCCTGCATGGCTCGTGGAACCGGCGCCCGCTGGCGGGCTACAAGGTGATCTTCGTGCCGTTCAGCCAGGGCCGGCCGCAAGGCGCGCCGTTCGACGTGCTGACCGGGTTTGTCGACGACGACGGCAAGGCGCGCGGGCGACCGGTGGGCGTGGCGATCGACCAGCGCGGCGGCCTGCTGGTGGCCGACGATGTCGGCAATACGGTCTGGCGGGTCAGCGGGGCAAGATAG
- a CDS encoding acyl-CoA dehydrogenase family protein, which translates to MQRLIFEAEHDAFRESARRFYQREVGPHGERWREQGCVDREVFRKAGEQGYLLMWADEQYGGAGVQDFRYEQILIEENARHGDSGFFGTLHSRLVAPYIGRIGNEEQRQRLLPAAARGESIFAVAMTEPQTGSDLAGIRTRAEDHGDHWVLNGAKTYISNGQLADVVIVVARTDPERSHGLTLFIVERGMPGFERGRKLRKLGLHSQDTSELFFDNVKVPKANVLGEPGQAFRYLTRHLAEERLIGACGYMASAQVAFDITLDYVRERKAFGRAIGTFQNSRFKLAELRAQLDALQTFVDQCVLQHNAGTLTVETAASAKLLTSELQGRMVDEGVQLHGGAGYMEEYRICRMYADARISRIYAGSSEIMKEIIGRGLGLDDRVKA; encoded by the coding sequence ATGCAACGCCTGATCTTCGAAGCCGAACACGACGCCTTCCGCGAATCCGCCCGCCGCTTCTACCAGCGCGAGGTCGGCCCGCACGGCGAGCGCTGGCGCGAGCAGGGCTGCGTGGACCGCGAGGTGTTCCGCAAGGCCGGCGAACAGGGCTACCTGCTGATGTGGGCCGACGAGCAATACGGCGGCGCCGGCGTGCAGGACTTCCGCTACGAGCAGATCCTGATCGAGGAAAACGCGCGCCACGGCGACTCCGGCTTCTTCGGCACGCTGCACTCGCGCCTGGTGGCGCCCTACATCGGCCGCATCGGCAATGAAGAACAGCGCCAGCGCCTGCTGCCCGCGGCGGCGCGCGGCGAGTCGATCTTTGCCGTGGCCATGACCGAGCCGCAGACCGGCTCGGACCTGGCGGGCATCCGCACCCGTGCCGAGGACCATGGCGACCACTGGGTGCTGAACGGCGCCAAGACCTATATCTCGAACGGCCAACTGGCCGACGTGGTCATCGTGGTGGCCCGCACCGACCCGGAGCGCAGCCATGGCCTGACGCTCTTCATCGTCGAACGCGGCATGCCCGGCTTCGAGCGCGGGCGCAAGCTGCGCAAGCTGGGCCTGCACTCGCAGGACACCTCGGAGCTGTTCTTCGACAACGTCAAGGTGCCCAAGGCCAACGTGCTGGGCGAACCCGGCCAGGCCTTCCGCTACCTGACGCGCCATCTGGCCGAAGAGCGCCTGATCGGTGCCTGCGGCTACATGGCGTCGGCGCAGGTGGCGTTCGATATCACGCTCGACTACGTGCGCGAGCGCAAGGCCTTCGGGCGCGCCATCGGCACGTTCCAGAACTCGCGCTTCAAGCTGGCCGAACTGCGCGCGCAACTGGATGCGCTGCAGACCTTTGTCGACCAGTGCGTGCTGCAACACAATGCCGGCACGCTGACGGTGGAGACCGCGGCGTCGGCCAAGCTGCTGACGTCCGAGCTGCAGGGGCGCATGGTGGACGAGGGCGTGCAGCTGCACGGCGGCGCCGGCTATATGGAGGAATACCGCATCTGCCGCATGTATGCCGATGCGCGCATCTCACGCATCTATGCCGGCAGCAGCGAGATCATGAAGGAGATCATCGGCCGCGGCCTGGGCTTGGATGATCGCGTGAAGGCATAA
- a CDS encoding efflux RND transporter periplasmic adaptor subunit gives MSSSSAALPARISALLAMSLCALALAACGKSEAPRADDDPRVSGNTIQFPASVKTLPGIAGEAATTGGERMLSLPGRLVWNEDKTVRVATPFAGRVTEVLVQPGATVKAGQPLAMLTSPDFGVAQADARKAAADSAVAAKALARQRELYGAGIIAQKELEQAQADAARAAADLQRTRAALSQYGAAAAGPDGVNQRFALRSPIDGLVVERNINLGMELRPDQPPAAPLFLVTDPTTLWAQVDAGEADLKLFKPGVDVQLTTAAWPGETFAGTVVKIADYVDPTARSIKVRLSVPNPERRLKAEMFVSAKLPAASFKGIAVPSKAVFLADNRNYVFVRTAPNTFERRLVRVGVTLPGTTELLEGVKDGETVVSEGNLYLQDILRDATAVNAARAAEKR, from the coding sequence ATGTCATCCTCCAGCGCCGCCTTGCCGGCCCGCATTTCCGCCCTGTTGGCGATGTCGCTGTGCGCACTCGCGCTGGCCGCGTGCGGCAAGTCCGAAGCCCCCAGGGCCGATGACGATCCCAGGGTCAGCGGCAATACCATCCAGTTTCCGGCCAGCGTGAAGACGCTGCCCGGCATCGCCGGCGAGGCCGCCACCACCGGCGGCGAGCGCATGCTGAGCCTGCCGGGCCGGCTGGTGTGGAACGAAGACAAGACCGTGCGCGTGGCAACGCCGTTTGCCGGGCGCGTGACCGAGGTGCTGGTGCAGCCCGGCGCCACGGTCAAGGCCGGCCAGCCGCTGGCGATGCTGACCTCGCCGGATTTCGGCGTGGCCCAGGCCGATGCGCGCAAGGCCGCCGCCGACAGCGCGGTCGCGGCCAAGGCGCTGGCGCGCCAGCGCGAACTGTATGGCGCCGGCATCATCGCGCAGAAGGAACTGGAGCAGGCCCAGGCCGATGCCGCGCGCGCCGCAGCGGACCTGCAGCGCACCCGGGCGGCGCTGAGCCAGTACGGCGCGGCCGCGGCAGGGCCGGATGGCGTCAACCAGCGCTTTGCGCTGCGCAGCCCCATCGACGGCCTGGTGGTCGAGCGCAACATCAATCTCGGCATGGAACTGCGCCCCGACCAGCCGCCGGCCGCGCCGCTGTTTCTCGTCACCGACCCGACCACGCTATGGGCGCAAGTTGACGCGGGCGAGGCTGACCTGAAGCTGTTCAAGCCCGGTGTCGATGTGCAACTGACCACCGCCGCCTGGCCCGGCGAGACCTTTGCCGGCACCGTGGTCAAGATTGCCGACTATGTCGATCCGACCGCGCGCAGCATCAAGGTGCGGCTGAGCGTGCCCAATCCCGAACGCCGCCTGAAGGCGGAGATGTTCGTCTCCGCGAAGCTTCCGGCGGCCTCGTTCAAGGGCATCGCCGTGCCGTCCAAGGCGGTGTTCCTGGCCGACAACCGCAACTATGTGTTCGTGCGCACCGCGCCCAACACCTTCGAGCGCCGCCTGGTGCGCGTGGGCGTGACGCTGCCCGGCACCACCGAGCTGCTCGAAGGCGTGAAGGACGGCGAGACCGTGGTCAGCGAAGGCAACCTCTACCTGCAGGACATCCTGCGCGACGCCACCGCGGTGAACGCGGCGCGCGCGGCGGAAAAACGTTGA
- a CDS encoding TolC family protein, whose translation MPFALSRVAAASLLVLAAVASLAAEPPTDPQSSANSAESTQAAPADGPCTPPPAGAALTLAQARLDALRCNRTIIAARRGVEASQADIQIASQRPNPVLSLGVENINPHAGVGAGNLRSKTVDSTVRVDQLIETANKGNLRVDAARKASAAAGEVVQAVVAQQAGMVEQAFFDALASQERVAVLRETLALYERTRQASETRLRAGDVARADVTKLQLDALRAQNDMRQAITDHYRDKALLAQAMGVPGTLADNRLVADWPALDAAVPPPDPDTLQRRPDVTAAEARLAAAAAARDLARAGRVPDVTIGAQAEHYPTSPSNSSGSGNSFGVFLSIPLPVRHSNGGEARRAEVDYYAALDDRNRVMLEAGNEIDRLRSQLETARQSLRQMRDEVLPAAESVAGNAEFAYSKGASGVLDLLDARRALRQTRLDAVVAQGEYAKALSAYRAALQTSTTAAPARTAATPARP comes from the coding sequence GTGCCTTTTGCCTTATCCCGTGTTGCCGCAGCTTCCCTGCTGGTATTGGCGGCCGTAGCGAGCCTGGCTGCCGAACCTCCCACCGATCCGCAATCTTCCGCAAACTCCGCGGAATCCACCCAAGCCGCACCGGCCGATGGCCCGTGCACGCCGCCACCCGCGGGCGCTGCGTTGACCCTGGCCCAGGCGCGCCTTGACGCGTTGCGTTGCAACCGCACCATCATCGCCGCGCGCCGCGGCGTGGAAGCCAGCCAGGCCGACATACAGATCGCGTCGCAGCGGCCCAACCCGGTGCTGAGCCTCGGGGTCGAGAACATCAACCCGCATGCCGGCGTCGGCGCGGGCAACCTGCGCAGCAAGACCGTGGATTCGACGGTACGCGTGGACCAGCTGATCGAAACGGCCAACAAGGGCAACCTGCGCGTCGACGCCGCGCGCAAGGCCAGCGCCGCCGCCGGCGAAGTGGTGCAGGCCGTGGTGGCGCAACAGGCCGGCATGGTGGAGCAGGCGTTCTTCGATGCCCTGGCCAGCCAGGAACGCGTGGCCGTGCTGCGTGAGACGCTGGCGCTGTACGAGCGCACCCGCCAGGCCAGCGAGACGCGCCTCCGGGCCGGCGACGTGGCGCGCGCCGACGTGACCAAGCTGCAGCTGGACGCGCTGCGCGCGCAGAACGACATGCGCCAGGCCATCACCGACCATTACCGCGACAAGGCCCTGCTGGCGCAGGCGATGGGCGTGCCGGGCACGCTTGCCGACAACCGGCTGGTGGCCGACTGGCCGGCGCTCGATGCCGCGGTACCTCCGCCGGACCCTGACACGCTCCAGCGCCGCCCCGACGTGACCGCCGCCGAGGCGCGGCTGGCCGCCGCCGCGGCAGCGCGCGATCTCGCCCGTGCCGGCCGCGTCCCCGACGTGACCATCGGCGCGCAGGCCGAGCATTATCCGACCTCGCCGTCCAACAGCTCCGGCTCCGGCAACAGCTTCGGCGTGTTCCTGTCGATCCCGCTGCCGGTGCGCCACAGCAACGGCGGCGAGGCGCGCCGCGCCGAGGTTGATTACTACGCGGCGCTCGACGACCGCAACCGCGTGATGCTGGAAGCCGGCAACGAGATCGACCGGCTGCGCAGCCAGTTGGAAACCGCGCGCCAGTCGCTGCGGCAGATGCGAGATGAAGTGCTGCCCGCCGCGGAAAGCGTCGCCGGCAACGCCGAGTTTGCCTACAGCAAGGGCGCAAGCGGTGTGCTCGACCTGCTCGATGCGCGCCGCGCGCTGCGCCAGACCCGGCTCGATGCGGTCGTCGCGCAGGGCGAATACGCCAAGGCGCTGTCGGCGTACCGCGCCGCGCTGCAAACTTCGACCACCGCGGCGCCGGCCCGCACTGCCGCAACGCCCGCGCGTCCCTGA
- a CDS encoding EamA family transporter yields MSLTVFAVVLLAAFLHAAWNAVVKGGGDKLLSTVMVAVTAGLMAALALPALPQPAAASWPFIAASVGVHVVYFALVARIYRSADMSLTYPLMRGCAPLLVALASVGWLGEQLSALAWGGIAVISLGILAMAGGARGLRGVQGSREGVWLALLNALVIATYTLIDGTGVRRSGAPVAYAFWIFVLTAVPLAAWALATRRSELAGYVRRNLVFALVGGGGTLASYGLSLWAMTRAPVAPVAALRESSILFGALISALLLKERVGAARLGAACLIAAGVATLRFA; encoded by the coding sequence ATGTCGCTCACCGTCTTCGCCGTCGTCCTGCTTGCCGCCTTCCTGCATGCCGCGTGGAATGCCGTGGTCAAGGGCGGCGGCGACAAGCTGCTGTCGACCGTGATGGTGGCGGTGACGGCTGGCCTGATGGCGGCGCTGGCGCTGCCGGCGCTGCCGCAGCCGGCGGCCGCGAGCTGGCCCTTCATCGCCGCGTCGGTGGGCGTGCACGTGGTGTACTTCGCGCTGGTGGCGCGGATCTACCGCAGCGCCGACATGAGCCTGACCTACCCGCTGATGCGCGGCTGCGCGCCGTTGCTGGTGGCGCTGGCGAGCGTGGGCTGGCTGGGCGAGCAGCTGTCGGCGCTGGCATGGGGCGGCATCGCCGTGATCAGCCTCGGCATCCTCGCCATGGCCGGCGGCGCACGCGGCCTCCGTGGCGTTCAGGGCAGCCGCGAGGGCGTATGGCTGGCGCTGCTGAACGCGCTGGTGATCGCCACCTATACGCTGATCGATGGCACTGGCGTGCGCCGCTCCGGCGCGCCGGTGGCGTATGCCTTCTGGATCTTCGTGCTGACCGCGGTGCCGCTGGCGGCATGGGCGCTGGCGACGCGCCGTTCGGAACTGGCCGGCTACGTGCGGCGCAACCTGGTGTTCGCGCTGGTGGGCGGTGGCGGCACGCTGGCGTCCTACGGGCTGTCGCTGTGGGCCATGACGCGCGCGCCGGTGGCGCCGGTAGCCGCCTTGCGCGAATCTTCGATCCTGTTTGGCGCGCTGATCTCCGCGCTGCTGCTCAAGGAACGCGTCGGCGCCGCCCGACTGGGCGCGGCCTGCCTGATCGCCGCCGGCGTGGCGACGCTGCGCTTCGCCTGA
- the vapB gene encoding type II toxin-antitoxin system VapB family antitoxin: MELSMPFTRIFRNGNSQAVRIPAELAYPDTDMQFEIERIGDELRIRPAQRRLTGLLDVFAAFPDDFMAPGREDQTQSEREGF, translated from the coding sequence ATGGAACTCTCGATGCCTTTCACCCGTATCTTCCGCAATGGCAATTCCCAGGCGGTGCGCATTCCCGCGGAACTGGCCTATCCCGACACCGACATGCAATTTGAGATCGAGCGGATCGGCGATGAGCTGCGCATCCGGCCCGCGCAACGGCGCCTGACCGGGCTGCTCGATGTGTTCGCCGCCTTCCCGGACGACTTCATGGCGCCAGGGCGTGAAGACCAGACCCAGTCCGAGCGGGAGGGGTTCTGA
- a CDS encoding class I SAM-dependent methyltransferase has product MDHTADSFRAFELAGWEDPEVVSRYQEHLSHVTRQSVEALLDAAHVAGGQRVLDVASGSGYVAAGAVQRGAESVGIDFAQAQVQLARKLHPEVQYQQADAQALPFGDASFDAVVNGFGLCHMSDPDAALAEAFRVLRPGGRIAFTVWDTPERAVGFGAVYAAIRAYGSMDVDIPVGPNFFLFSDPGHCRSALQQAGFVMPTCRSVPQVWRFSTPDQLFDALAQGTVRAAATLRAQTPKARDEIRAVLRGTVAGYMRGSGFEVPMPAVLAAAVKP; this is encoded by the coding sequence ATGGACCATACCGCAGATTCGTTTCGCGCCTTTGAACTGGCTGGGTGGGAAGACCCGGAAGTCGTCAGCCGGTACCAGGAGCACCTGTCGCACGTGACCCGGCAATCGGTCGAGGCCCTGCTGGACGCCGCGCATGTGGCCGGCGGGCAGCGCGTGCTCGACGTTGCATCCGGCTCTGGCTACGTCGCGGCCGGAGCGGTGCAGCGCGGCGCCGAGTCGGTCGGTATCGATTTCGCGCAGGCGCAGGTGCAACTGGCGCGCAAGCTGCATCCCGAGGTCCAGTATCAGCAGGCCGACGCGCAGGCGCTGCCGTTCGGCGATGCCAGCTTCGACGCCGTGGTCAACGGCTTTGGCCTGTGCCATATGTCCGACCCGGACGCGGCGCTGGCCGAGGCCTTCCGCGTGTTGCGCCCGGGCGGGCGCATCGCCTTCACGGTATGGGATACGCCCGAGCGCGCGGTCGGCTTCGGCGCGGTCTATGCCGCGATCCGCGCCTATGGGTCGATGGACGTCGATATCCCGGTCGGGCCGAACTTCTTCCTGTTCAGCGATCCCGGCCACTGCCGCAGCGCCTTGCAGCAGGCCGGCTTTGTCATGCCGACCTGCCGCAGCGTGCCGCAGGTCTGGCGCTTCTCCACGCCCGACCAGCTGTTCGACGCGCTGGCCCAGGGCACCGTGCGCGCCGCCGCCACGCTGCGCGCGCAGACCCCCAAGGCCCGCGATGAAATCCGCGCCGTGCTGCGCGGCACCGTTGCCGGCTATATGCGCGGCAGCGGCTTCGAGGTGCCGATGCCGGCGGTGCTCGCGGCGGCGGTCAAGCCCTGA
- a CDS encoding LysR family transcriptional regulator, with the protein MDIELARTFLQVVRDGSLLAAADKLHVTQTAVTARIKSLEAQLNCRLFERNKAGARLTPDGQRFLGYASQLVQTWEAACRELPLPAGLASLFRYGTEISLGNPLVLLWATRLRQRMPAQAVRAEVGEGAELQRRLQSGALDAALVYQPEYAPGMHVEALMEEKLVLIRSTQRDGGYVYVDWGPEFRRQHDSALPEHARASLYFNLGPLALQYILQYGGSGYFRTRVAQSYLDSGALARVAGAPEFSYPVFLVCAEAPAGPAREAVDILREIVREESDWSQRWDFPQ; encoded by the coding sequence ATGGACATCGAACTCGCCCGCACCTTTCTGCAAGTCGTGCGCGACGGCAGCCTGCTGGCCGCCGCCGACAAGCTGCATGTCACCCAGACCGCAGTCACCGCGCGCATCAAAAGCCTGGAAGCGCAGCTGAACTGCCGGCTGTTCGAGCGCAACAAGGCGGGGGCGCGGCTGACGCCGGACGGGCAGCGTTTCCTCGGCTACGCCAGCCAGCTGGTGCAGACCTGGGAGGCGGCGTGCCGCGAGCTGCCGTTGCCGGCGGGGCTGGCCAGCCTGTTCCGCTATGGCACCGAGATCAGCCTGGGCAATCCGCTGGTGCTGCTATGGGCGACGCGCCTGCGCCAGCGCATGCCGGCGCAGGCGGTGCGGGCAGAGGTGGGCGAGGGGGCTGAGCTGCAGCGCAGGCTGCAGTCGGGCGCGCTCGATGCCGCGCTGGTGTACCAGCCGGAATACGCGCCCGGCATGCACGTGGAAGCGCTGATGGAAGAGAAGCTGGTGCTGATCCGCTCGACGCAGCGCGACGGCGGCTATGTCTATGTCGACTGGGGTCCGGAGTTCCGCCGCCAGCATGACAGCGCGCTGCCGGAGCACGCGCGCGCGTCGCTGTACTTCAACCTGGGGCCGCTGGCGTTGCAGTACATCCTGCAGTACGGCGGCAGCGGCTATTTCCGCACGCGCGTGGCGCAGAGCTATCTGGACAGCGGCGCGCTGGCACGCGTGGCCGGCGCGCCGGAGTTTTCGTATCCCGTGTTTCTGGTTTGCGCGGAGGCCCCTGCGGGCCCGGCGCGCGAAGCGGTGGATATCCTGCGCGAGATCGTGCGGGAAGAATCAGACTGGTCGCAGCGCTGGGACTTCCCGCAATAG